A window of the Dictyostelium discoideum AX4 chromosome 4 chromosome, whole genome shotgun sequence genome harbors these coding sequences:
- the pigC gene encoding GlcNAc transferase, protein MNDHHLNHRIINNINASSSSSSSSSPVQTNININSANNTNNNNNNNNNNNNNNNNNNNNIDNKWKKNLYEKQPYSDNYTDETFLIGLVQNANFIKYDFWTVVLDSFTVSQQITSVILFAIIFFHSLKHTLTLPFLVAMAGGFLVLGYIAIIIIDPSANFLSIRSSFLHIILLFGTVYGLSPVLRTLTNSFSDDTIWALTFILLLAHLFFHDYGYTNNESQKFSAPVSLNAAIFASVLLGSRLPSNIHVFVLISYAIETFALFPIFRHHLKRHSMELHVGLTVILCVTCSLLLLGMSKLLALIYIGIIGTITFVCPLWLIFIQKYKNEINGPWDEASVISQSGGEF, encoded by the exons ATGAATGATCACCACTTAAATCAtcgtattattaataatataaatgcgtcatcttcttcatcatcatcatcatcacctgTACAAACGAATATCAATATAAATAGtgcaaataatacaaataataataataataataataataataataataataataataacaataataataataatatagataatAAATGGAAAAAGAATCTATACGAAAAACAACCATATTCAGATAATTATACAGATGAAACATTTTTAATAGGATTAGTACAAAATgcaaattttataaaatatgaTTTCTGGACAGTAGTTTTAGATAGTTTCACAGTATCTCAACAAATAACAAGTGTAATTCTATTTGCAATCATATTCTTTCATTCATTAAAACATACACTCACATTACCATTCTTGGTTGCAATGGCTGGTGGTTTCCTTGTATTAGGTTATATTgctatcattatcattgatCCTTCTGCAAATT ttttatCAATTAGATCAAGTTTTTTacatattatattattatttggtacaGTTTATGGATTATCACCAGTATTGAGAACATTGACAAACTCATTTAGCGATGATACAATTTGGGCAttaacatttattttattattggctCATTTATTTTTCCATGATTATGGTTACACAAATAATGAATCTCAAaa ATTTTCAGCACCAGTTTCATTAAATGCAGCAATTTTTGCATCAGTATTATTAGGATCTAGATTACCATCAAATATTcatgtttttgttttaatttcttatGCAATTGAAACGTTTGCCTTATTTCCAATATTTAGACACCATTTAAAAAGACATTCAATGGAATTACATGTTGGTTTAACAGTTATACTATGTGTAACTTGTAGTCTTTTACTACTTGGTATGAGTAAATTATTGgctttaatttatattggtATCATTGGTACAATCACTTTTGTTTGTCCACTTTGGTTAATTTTCattcaaaaatataaaaa CGAAATTAATGGTCCATGGGATGAAGCATCAGTTATTTCTCAAAGTGGTggtgaattttaa